The Methanolacinia petrolearia DSM 11571 genome has a segment encoding these proteins:
- a CDS encoding sodium:proton antiporter, translating into MIYNLPYIAAGLIIIIGIVMMVTKRNLIRIVMGLSLVEAGVNLFLVATGYISGGIAPIFTNSPGGEMVYPTVQAMTLTNIVIGIATTALLLSFVMIIYKKYGTVDVEKTGRLKG; encoded by the coding sequence ATGATCTATAATCTTCCGTATATCGCGGCCGGACTGATCATCATTATCGGAATAGTGATGATGGTCACAAAGAGGAACCTCATCAGGATCGTGATGGGCCTTTCGCTTGTCGAGGCCGGCGTGAACCTGTTCCTCGTTGCGACAGGATATATCAGCGGCGGAATCGCTCCGATCTTCACGAACTCTCCCGGCGGGGAGATGGTCTACCCGACCGTACAGGCGATGACGCTTACGAATATCGTTATCGGGATCGCGACGACCGCACTGCTCCTCTCTTTCGTAATGATAATCTACAAGAAATACGGGACCGTGGATGTCGAGAAGACAGGGAGGCTTAAGGGATGA
- a CDS encoding MnhB domain-containing protein has protein sequence MNMSKIVRSTANIIFPFILVFGFYIIIHGHLTPGGGFQGGAVAATGFVLMLVAFSPEIIKKKFSTDSMKYTEALGLLLFIVTAFVAIALGTTFFFNWLANGGFIFGESVAFGANPGFLNTAGTIPLMNIAVGIEVIGAMGLIILHMLSGIEEVKAE, from the coding sequence ATGAATATGAGTAAGATCGTCAGGTCGACGGCGAATATAATATTCCCGTTCATCCTCGTCTTCGGGTTCTATATAATAATCCACGGGCATCTCACTCCGGGCGGCGGGTTCCAGGGCGGAGCGGTTGCTGCAACAGGATTCGTGCTGATGCTCGTAGCATTCTCCCCGGAGATCATCAAAAAGAAGTTCTCCACCGATTCGATGAAGTACACCGAGGCTCTCGGCCTCCTTCTGTTCATAGTCACGGCGTTCGTCGCGATAGCCCTCGGTACGACATTCTTCTTCAACTGGCTCGCAAACGGGGGCTTCATCTTCGGTGAGTCGGTTGCATTCGGGGCGAACCCCGGATTCCTGAACACGGCGGGAACAATTCCGCTGATGAACATCGCGGTCGGTATCGAGGTTATCGGTGCGATGGGGCTGATAATTCTGCACATGCTCTCGGGAATCGAGGAGGTGAAGGCGGAATGA
- the mbhE gene encoding hydrogen gas-evolving membrane-bound hydrogenase subunit E — MSTKGMLTAAIIIILTASLLFPATVMSFGSPAHDEMDNYMIDNGQELSAANNIVTAVVFDFRGFDTLGEATVLFTAVLGVTLMFRRMKEDEEYEYE; from the coding sequence ATGAGCACGAAGGGTATGCTGACCGCTGCAATCATAATAATCCTTACGGCATCGCTTCTTTTCCCGGCGACCGTGATGAGTTTCGGGTCACCTGCACATGACGAGATGGACAATTATATGATCGACAACGGGCAGGAGCTCTCGGCGGCGAACAACATCGTTACCGCGGTCGTCTTCGACTTCAGGGGATTCGATACGCTTGGCGAGGCTACGGTCCTGTTCACCGCCGTTCTCGGCGTGACACTGATGTTTCGCAGAATGAAGGAGGATGAAGAGTATGAATATGAGTAA
- a CDS encoding hydrogenase subunit MbhD domain-containing protein, with amino-acid sequence MIDLYLLIQIIVAIGLVISAVVIYVLKDLLSAAIAFGVFSFLMSVEFYLLQAPDVAIAEAAIGAGLTTAIFVIAIKGTRKPGETSEEDEL; translated from the coding sequence ATGATCGACCTGTATCTTCTGATCCAGATTATTGTGGCAATCGGCCTCGTGATAAGCGCCGTGGTCATCTATGTCTTAAAGGACCTGCTCTCGGCGGCAATCGCATTCGGTGTGTTCAGCTTCCTGATGTCTGTCGAGTTCTACCTGCTCCAGGCGCCGGATGTGGCAATCGCCGAAGCGGCCATCGGAGCGGGACTTACGACCGCAATATTCGTAATCGCCATAAAGGGAACCCGGAAACCCGGGGAAACTTCAGAGGAGGATGAATTATGA
- the mnhG gene encoding monovalent cation/H(+) antiporter subunit G: protein MIETLVIIFIIIGLVFNMLGVIGILRFPDVYTRLHAETKMTTFGTIFLGLAAIVYCAGGFFSSKDSQFVDLSVNVVIILFALAFTNATGSHAIARAAYRSGQKPAKAVVDKLSEAKK from the coding sequence GCCTTGTGTTCAATATGCTGGGCGTCATAGGAATTCTGAGGTTTCCCGACGTCTACACGAGACTTCATGCGGAGACGAAGATGACCACCTTCGGGACGATCTTCCTCGGCCTTGCTGCGATAGTATACTGTGCCGGGGGATTCTTTTCATCGAAAGACTCCCAATTCGTCGATCTCTCCGTAAACGTAGTCATAATACTCTTCGCACTTGCGTTCACCAACGCGACCGGATCGCATGCGATCGCGAGGGCGGCGTACAGGTCCGGCCAGAAACCGGCGAAGGCTGTAGTCGACAAACTTTCGGAGGCGAAAAAATGA